From Streptomyces sp. TLI_235, a single genomic window includes:
- a CDS encoding MFS superfamily sulfate permease-like transporter, whose translation MLRTTAFDPPALRADFAASLVVFLVALPLCVGVAVASGVPAELGLVTGIVGGLLTGLLPGSSLQVSGPAAGLTVLVYEAVTEFGIGALGVMVLTAGLLQLLMGVLRLGRLFRAISVSVVHGMLAGIGLVLIAGQLYALAGAKARGGGPSNIAGLPGLVADTAGSSTGLASLAVGAGTVAVLVLWKRMPAKARALPAPLAAVGLATAAVAALGLPIAKVEVKGLLGVTEPPDASGFAVLTEAGAIATVLAFTLIASAESLFSAAAVDRLHDGPRTDYDRELIAQGAGNTVCGLLGALPMTAVIVRSAANVQAGARTKAARVMHGLWLLLFAALLPAALGVIPLAALAGVLVHAGCKLLPVSAIRPLWRSHRGEAVVLVATAVAIVATNMFEGVLLGLVLAVLKTAWETSSVHLEVTDTADGPIRVAVTGNATFLRLPRILDTLEALPRDRPIELDLSALRHLDHACRTALQDWAGRHNELGVDPVHAPALR comes from the coding sequence ATGTTGCGCACAACCGCATTCGACCCGCCAGCTCTCCGGGCGGACTTCGCCGCCTCCCTCGTCGTCTTCCTGGTCGCCCTGCCGCTCTGCGTCGGCGTGGCCGTCGCCTCCGGCGTCCCCGCCGAACTCGGCCTGGTCACCGGCATCGTCGGCGGCCTGCTGACCGGGCTGCTGCCCGGCAGCAGCCTCCAGGTGTCCGGCCCGGCCGCCGGCCTGACCGTGCTGGTCTACGAGGCCGTCACCGAGTTCGGCATCGGCGCGCTCGGCGTCATGGTGCTGACCGCCGGCCTGCTCCAGCTGCTCATGGGCGTACTGAGACTCGGCCGGCTGTTCCGCGCCATCTCGGTGTCCGTGGTGCACGGCATGCTGGCCGGCATCGGCCTGGTGCTGATCGCCGGGCAGCTGTACGCGCTGGCCGGCGCCAAGGCGAGGGGCGGCGGCCCGTCGAACATCGCCGGGCTGCCCGGCCTGGTCGCCGACACCGCCGGCTCCTCCACCGGACTCGCCTCGCTCGCCGTCGGCGCCGGCACCGTGGCGGTGCTGGTGCTCTGGAAGAGGATGCCCGCCAAGGCCCGCGCCCTGCCCGCACCGCTCGCCGCGGTCGGCCTCGCCACCGCCGCCGTCGCCGCGCTCGGCCTGCCGATCGCCAAGGTCGAGGTGAAGGGCCTGCTCGGGGTGACCGAACCGCCGGACGCCTCCGGCTTCGCGGTGCTCACCGAGGCCGGGGCGATCGCCACCGTCCTCGCCTTCACCCTGATCGCCTCCGCGGAGAGCCTGTTCAGCGCCGCCGCGGTGGACCGGCTGCACGACGGCCCGCGCACCGACTACGACCGCGAGCTCATCGCGCAGGGCGCCGGGAACACCGTCTGCGGCCTGCTCGGCGCACTGCCGATGACCGCCGTCATCGTCCGCAGCGCGGCCAACGTCCAGGCCGGCGCCCGCACCAAGGCCGCCCGGGTCATGCACGGCCTGTGGCTGCTGCTGTTCGCCGCCCTGCTGCCGGCCGCGCTCGGGGTGATCCCGCTGGCAGCCCTGGCCGGTGTCCTGGTGCACGCCGGCTGCAAACTGCTGCCCGTCTCGGCGATCCGGCCGCTGTGGCGCTCGCACCGCGGCGAAGCAGTCGTGCTGGTGGCCACGGCCGTCGCGATCGTCGCCACCAACATGTTCGAGGGCGTACTCCTCGGCCTGGTGCTCGCGGTGCTGAAGACCGCCTGGGAGACCTCCTCCGTTCACCTGGAGGTGACGGACACCGCGGACGGCCCCATCCGGGTCGCGGTCACCGGCAACGCCACCTTCCTGCGGCTGCCGCGCATCCTGGACACCCTGGAGGCGCTGCCGCGGGACCGGCCGATCGAACTCGACCTGAGCGCGCTGCGCCACCTCGACCACGCCTGCCGCACCGCGCTGCAGGACTGGGCGGGCCGGCACAACGAGCTCGGGGTCGACCCGGTGCACGCACCCGCGCTGCGCTGA
- a CDS encoding L-lactate dehydrogenase complex protein LldG — protein MSSSRDIVLARIRSALTDVPAGEEAGRPPVRREYRFAHVLDDPKAVLDLLAENLADYRAHVHRCTEDALPGLIARLLADRGARTVAVPPGLPAGWLAAADVEQRPDDGTLTAHLLDSTDSVVTGCALAVAETGTVVLDSGTGQGRRVLTLVPDHHICVVRAEQVVASVPQALPRLDPARPQTWISGPSATSDIELTRVEGVHGPRTLDVVLLDG, from the coding sequence ATGAGCTCCTCCCGCGACATCGTCCTCGCGCGCATCCGCAGCGCCCTCACCGACGTCCCGGCCGGAGAGGAGGCCGGCCGGCCGCCCGTCCGGCGCGAATACCGCTTCGCCCACGTCCTCGACGACCCCAAGGCCGTCCTCGACCTGCTCGCCGAGAACCTCGCCGACTACCGCGCCCACGTCCACCGCTGCACCGAGGACGCCCTGCCGGGCCTGATCGCCCGCCTGCTCGCCGACCGCGGCGCCCGCACCGTCGCCGTCCCCCCGGGCCTGCCCGCCGGATGGCTGGCCGCGGCCGACGTCGAACAGCGCCCCGACGACGGCACCCTGACCGCGCACCTGCTCGACAGCACCGACAGCGTCGTCACCGGCTGCGCCCTCGCCGTCGCCGAGACCGGCACCGTCGTCCTCGACAGCGGCACCGGCCAGGGCCGCCGGGTGCTCACCCTCGTCCCCGACCACCACATCTGCGTGGTCCGCGCCGAGCAGGTGGTCGCCTCCGTCCCGCAGGCGCTGCCCCGGCTCGACCCGGCCCGCCCGCAGACCTGGATCTCCGGCCCCTCCGCCACCAGCGACATCGAACTCACCCGGGTCGAGGGAGTCCACGGCCCGCGCACCCTCGACGTCGTCCTCCTCGACGGCTGA
- a CDS encoding glycopeptide antibiotics resistance protein — MDASPLLWPGVLGSLVLALLLARPAGRLLAAHRVAGFLLVLSLGGIVTLTLLPDIRRPLWENARYAADACVFGQAGPRPLAELLTATQSSLNLALFVPLGAAVALAGTWPRRIAGTVTALALPVGVEALQYALPVLGRACDEQDVWDNLFGLAIGAVLGLIGAPPVRGAVRALRARRGPASALTLRERPEGAYAPRSPGVRTAEDVSE; from the coding sequence ATGGACGCATCCCCGCTGCTGTGGCCCGGGGTGCTCGGCTCGCTCGTGCTGGCCCTGCTGCTAGCCCGTCCGGCGGGCCGACTGCTCGCCGCGCACCGGGTCGCCGGCTTCCTCCTCGTGCTCTCGCTCGGCGGGATCGTCACCCTCACCCTGCTCCCGGACATCCGCCGCCCGCTCTGGGAGAACGCCCGCTACGCCGCCGACGCCTGCGTGTTCGGCCAGGCCGGGCCGCGGCCGCTCGCCGAGCTGCTCACCGCCACCCAGAGCAGCCTCAACCTGGCGCTGTTCGTCCCGCTCGGCGCCGCCGTCGCGCTGGCCGGAACCTGGCCGCGGCGGATCGCCGGCACGGTCACCGCGCTCGCCCTGCCGGTCGGCGTGGAGGCCCTGCAGTACGCACTGCCGGTGCTCGGCCGGGCCTGCGACGAGCAGGACGTCTGGGACAACCTGTTCGGCCTGGCGATCGGCGCGGTGCTCGGCCTGATCGGCGCGCCGCCGGTCCGCGGGGCCGTCCGTGCCCTGCGGGCCCGGCGCGGCCCCGCGTCCGCCCTCACGCTGCGGGAGCGCCCGGAGGGCGCGTATGCGCCCAGGTCTCCAGGCGTCAGAACTGCGGAAGACGTTTCTGAATAG
- a CDS encoding L-lactate dehydrogenase complex protein LldF produces MSGLYLGMPAFPKAAKDSTKDATLRANLGHATRTIREKRARAVAELDDWDELRAAGREIKDRTLRRLDAYLLQAEQAVTAAGGTVHWAADAAEANRIVADLVKATGEHEVVKVKSMATQEIGLNEALAAEGITAYETDLAELIVQLGDDLPSHILVPAIHRNRTEIRDIFREAMGRWGRPAPEGLTDAPGDLAEAARLHLREKFLRAKVGVSGANFLVAETGTLVVVESEGNGRMCLTLPETLISVVGIEKVIPTWQDLEVFLQLLPRSSTAERMNPYTSMWTGLGPSKGAGGDGPTSFHLVLLDNGRTATLADRIGRQALRCIRCSACLNVCPVYERAGGHAYGSPYPGPIGAILTPQLRGLGTELDASLPFASTLCGACYEVCPVAIDIPEVLVHLREQAVDQGPGHRVEKAVMKAATWLLDHPAALAAAERAASATRGLHLRKLPLPGPAKAWTDTRDLPELPAEPFRDWWAEHRDRKDGTP; encoded by the coding sequence ATGAGCGGCCTCTACCTGGGCATGCCCGCCTTCCCGAAGGCCGCCAAGGACTCCACCAAGGACGCCACCCTGCGGGCCAACCTCGGCCACGCCACCCGCACCATCCGCGAGAAGCGCGCCCGGGCCGTCGCCGAACTCGACGACTGGGACGAACTCCGCGCCGCCGGCCGGGAGATCAAGGACCGCACGCTGCGCCGGCTCGACGCGTACCTGCTGCAGGCCGAGCAGGCCGTCACCGCGGCGGGCGGCACCGTGCACTGGGCAGCCGACGCCGCCGAGGCCAACCGGATCGTCGCCGACCTGGTCAAGGCCACCGGCGAGCACGAGGTGGTCAAGGTCAAGTCCATGGCCACCCAGGAGATCGGCCTCAACGAGGCCCTGGCCGCCGAAGGCATCACCGCGTACGAGACCGACCTCGCCGAGCTCATCGTCCAGCTCGGCGACGACCTGCCCTCACACATCCTCGTCCCCGCCATCCACCGCAACCGCACCGAGATCCGCGACATCTTCCGCGAGGCGATGGGCCGTTGGGGCCGGCCCGCACCCGAGGGCCTCACCGACGCGCCGGGCGACCTCGCCGAGGCCGCCCGGCTGCACCTGCGGGAGAAGTTCCTGCGCGCCAAGGTCGGCGTCTCCGGCGCCAACTTCCTGGTCGCCGAGACCGGCACCCTGGTGGTCGTCGAGTCCGAGGGCAACGGCCGGATGTGCCTGACCCTGCCGGAGACGCTGATCTCGGTCGTCGGCATCGAGAAGGTGATCCCCACCTGGCAGGACCTGGAGGTCTTCCTCCAACTGCTGCCCCGCTCCTCCACCGCCGAGCGGATGAACCCCTACACCTCGATGTGGACGGGACTGGGACCATCGAAAGGGGCCGGCGGCGACGGGCCGACAAGCTTCCACCTGGTGCTGCTCGACAACGGCCGCACCGCCACCCTCGCCGACCGCATCGGCCGCCAGGCCCTGCGCTGCATCCGCTGCTCCGCCTGCCTCAACGTCTGCCCGGTGTACGAGCGGGCCGGCGGCCACGCCTACGGCTCCCCGTACCCCGGCCCGATCGGCGCCATCCTCACCCCGCAGCTGCGCGGCCTCGGCACCGAACTGGACGCCTCACTGCCCTTCGCCTCCACCCTCTGCGGCGCCTGCTACGAGGTCTGCCCGGTCGCCATCGACATCCCCGAGGTCCTCGTCCACCTGCGCGAACAGGCCGTCGACCAGGGCCCCGGCCACCGCGTCGAGAAGGCCGTGATGAAGGCCGCCACCTGGCTGCTCGACCACCCCGCCGCCCTCGCCGCCGCCGAACGGGCCGCCTCCGCCACCCGCGGGCTGCACCTCAGGAAGCTCCCCCTGCCCGGCCCCGCCAAGGCCTGGACCGACACCCGGGACCTGCCCGAACTGCCCGCCGAACCCTTCCGGGACTGGTGGGCCGAGCACCGCGACCGCAAGGACGGCACCCCATGA
- a CDS encoding carbonic anhydrase, which yields MDPLIDRARSFRDRAAQDGRQFLGLAAGQSPQALFITCSDSRVVPSLITGADPGDLFELRTAGNIVPPYRVDHPSGEAATVEYAVEVLGVRDIVVCGHSHCGAVGAVVRGDDLSAVPAVRGWLATTDRAALADGRAEIFDPTVAGPVQRHVLTQLDRLRGYPGIARRTADGQLRLHAWFYEVHTGLVLAHRPDHDAFLPL from the coding sequence ATGGACCCCTTGATCGACCGCGCCCGCTCCTTCCGCGACCGGGCCGCCCAGGACGGCCGGCAGTTCCTCGGCCTGGCGGCCGGGCAGTCCCCGCAGGCCCTGTTCATCACCTGCTCCGACTCGCGGGTCGTCCCGTCCCTGATCACCGGCGCCGACCCCGGCGACCTCTTCGAACTGCGCACCGCGGGCAACATCGTCCCGCCCTACCGGGTCGACCACCCGTCCGGCGAGGCCGCGACGGTCGAGTACGCCGTCGAGGTGCTCGGCGTACGCGACATCGTCGTGTGCGGCCACTCGCACTGCGGGGCGGTCGGCGCGGTCGTCCGCGGCGACGACCTCAGCGCCGTGCCGGCCGTCCGCGGCTGGCTGGCGACCACCGACCGCGCCGCGCTCGCCGACGGCCGCGCCGAGATCTTCGACCCCACGGTGGCCGGCCCGGTGCAGCGGCACGTCCTGACCCAGCTCGACCGGCTGCGCGGCTACCCGGGCATCGCCCGCCGCACGGCCGACGGGCAACTGCGCCTGCACGCCTGGTTCTACGAGGTGCACACCGGCCTGGTCCTGGCCCACCGGCCGGACCACGACGCCTTCCTCCCGCTCTGA
- a CDS encoding L-lactate dehydrogenase complex protein LldE has product MRVALFATCVNDAVRPRTAVAVVELLERLGVTVDFPAAQTCCGQPQYNTGYRREAEPLVRRTAAAFAGHDYVVTPSGSCAAMVRDGYPRIGARAQAEGRGTELADAAASLAPRMYELTEFLVDVLQVTDVGAYFPHTVTYHPSCHGLRMLGLGDRPRRLLRAVRGLELVELPGAEECCGFGGTFAVKNPDVSAAMGADKVRHALDTGAEVLCGADNSCLLHLDGTLRRRGAPMQAVHLAEILAATEAAPYRPPAPRRARSAAATAASATGGRTA; this is encoded by the coding sequence ATGCGCGTCGCACTGTTCGCCACCTGCGTCAACGACGCGGTGCGCCCGCGCACCGCGGTCGCCGTGGTGGAACTGCTGGAACGCCTCGGCGTGACCGTCGACTTCCCCGCCGCGCAGACCTGCTGCGGCCAGCCGCAGTACAACACCGGCTACCGGCGCGAGGCCGAACCGCTGGTGCGCCGCACCGCCGCCGCGTTCGCCGGCCACGACTACGTGGTCACCCCCTCCGGCTCCTGCGCGGCCATGGTCCGCGACGGCTACCCGAGGATCGGCGCCCGGGCCCAGGCCGAGGGCCGTGGCACCGAACTCGCCGACGCCGCCGCCTCGCTGGCACCTCGCATGTACGAACTCACCGAATTCCTGGTGGACGTGCTGCAGGTGACCGACGTCGGCGCGTACTTCCCGCACACCGTCACCTACCACCCCTCCTGCCACGGCCTGCGGATGCTCGGCCTCGGCGACCGCCCCCGCCGCCTGCTCCGGGCGGTCAGGGGACTGGAACTCGTCGAGCTGCCCGGCGCCGAGGAGTGCTGCGGCTTCGGCGGCACCTTCGCCGTCAAGAACCCGGACGTCTCCGCCGCGATGGGCGCCGACAAGGTCCGCCACGCGCTCGACACCGGCGCCGAGGTGCTCTGCGGCGCCGACAACTCCTGCCTGCTGCACCTCGACGGCACCCTGCGCCGCCGCGGCGCGCCGATGCAGGCCGTCCACCTCGCCGAGATCCTCGCCGCCACCGAGGCCGCCCCGTACCGCCCGCCCGCACCCCGACGGGCCCGGTCCGCCGCAGCCACGGCGGCGTCCGCCACGGGGGGACGCACCGCATGA
- a CDS encoding FAD/FMN-containing dehydrogenase, whose product MDTVTGAETTARTAPPPGLETDGLAADLRGDLVTPADPGYEPAREIWNGSVDRRPAAIAYCAGVADVISAVRFAADTGVPFAVRSGGHSFPGQSLCDGGLVADLSRLKGIRVDPEARTARVQAGVLLGELDHETQQFGLAVPAGIVTHTGLAGLTLGGGIGWLMRRHGLTIDQLLSVDLVTADGGLVRASATENPELFWGVRGGGGNFGIVTEFEFRLNPVGPTVLAGPVLWDMADSASLLRFYREWITGVPDGLTTAVVHRKAPPLPEIPAELHGRPVAIVICCWTGDLDEGERVLRPLRRFGPPVLDLCRAKPFTEHQAMLDPSFPRRRWYYFKSCDVAELTDDIIEITAERAARIASPLTSFPIFHLGGAIGRLGEDDTAFSGRSAGHTFNINGSCADAEGFAEEREWVRGFWSALAPYHTGVYVNFLMDEGGSRVEQAYGTAKYRRLRELKRQWDPGNLFRLNQNIPPAAP is encoded by the coding sequence ATGGACACGGTGACCGGAGCAGAGACGACCGCCCGCACGGCGCCGCCGCCCGGCCTGGAGACCGACGGACTCGCCGCCGACCTCCGCGGCGACCTGGTGACGCCGGCGGACCCGGGCTACGAACCGGCCCGGGAGATCTGGAACGGCTCCGTCGACCGCAGACCCGCCGCGATCGCCTACTGCGCGGGCGTCGCCGACGTCATCTCCGCCGTCCGGTTCGCCGCCGACACCGGGGTGCCGTTCGCCGTCCGCAGCGGCGGCCACAGTTTCCCCGGGCAGTCGCTCTGCGACGGCGGCCTGGTCGCCGACCTGTCCCGGCTCAAGGGCATCCGGGTCGACCCCGAGGCCCGCACGGCCCGCGTCCAGGCCGGCGTACTGCTCGGCGAACTCGACCACGAGACCCAGCAGTTCGGCCTCGCCGTGCCGGCCGGGATCGTCACCCACACCGGCCTGGCCGGCCTCACCCTCGGCGGCGGCATCGGCTGGCTGATGCGCCGCCACGGCCTGACGATCGACCAGCTGCTCTCGGTCGACCTGGTCACCGCCGACGGCGGACTCGTCCGGGCGAGCGCCACCGAGAACCCGGAGCTGTTCTGGGGCGTCCGCGGCGGCGGCGGGAACTTCGGCATCGTCACCGAGTTCGAGTTCCGCCTCAACCCGGTCGGTCCGACCGTCCTCGCCGGCCCGGTCCTGTGGGACATGGCCGACTCGGCCAGCCTGCTGCGCTTCTACCGGGAGTGGATCACCGGCGTGCCCGACGGGCTGACCACCGCCGTCGTGCACCGCAAGGCCCCGCCGCTGCCCGAGATCCCCGCGGAGTTGCACGGCCGCCCGGTGGCGATCGTGATCTGCTGCTGGACGGGCGACCTCGACGAGGGCGAGCGCGTACTGCGCCCGCTGCGCCGCTTCGGCCCGCCGGTGCTCGACCTGTGCCGCGCGAAGCCGTTCACCGAGCACCAGGCGATGCTCGACCCGTCCTTCCCGCGCCGCCGCTGGTACTACTTCAAGTCCTGCGACGTCGCCGAACTCACCGACGACATCATCGAGATCACCGCCGAGCGGGCCGCCCGGATCGCCTCGCCGCTCACCAGCTTCCCGATCTTCCACCTCGGCGGCGCGATCGGCCGGCTCGGCGAGGACGACACCGCGTTCAGCGGCCGCTCGGCCGGCCACACCTTCAACATCAACGGCAGCTGCGCCGACGCCGAGGGCTTCGCCGAGGAGCGGGAGTGGGTCCGCGGCTTCTGGTCGGCGCTCGCCCCGTACCACACCGGCGTCTACGTCAACTTCCTGATGGACGAGGGTGGTTCGCGGGTCGAGCAGGCGTACGGGACGGCCAAGTACCGGCGGCTGCGGGAACTCAAGCGCCAGTGGGACCCGGGCAACCTCTTCCGCCTCAACCAGAACATCCCGCCCGCAGCACCCTGA